TATTCACAAGGCGTTTGGGGTGTCGATCTTTGCCTTCATTCTCTACAGGGTTTTCTGGCGTATTAAAAACGGCTGGCCAACACCAGTTGGTGACTACAGTAAAATCGAACATCTATCAGCAAAAGTGATCCATTATGTGCTCATAATTGGCACTCTGCTTTTCCCTATTTCCGGGATGATCTATTCCGGTTTCGGTGGTTACGGCATTGATGTGTTTGGCCTTCAGCTTGTCGCAGAAAATCTAGACCCAAATAATGCTGAGGAATTCATTGCGCACAACGAAACCATAGCAAGCCTTGGAAAAGAAATTCATGGCATACTCGGTGATGTCATGATCATTGCGATCCTGCTTCATATTGCGGGCGCCCTGAAACACCACGTGATGGATAAAGACGGTACTTTGAAACGGATGCTGGGCAAAAGTATTTAACGAACCAGCAAACAACAAACACCGCAAAGCCTCATTCATTTGATGAGGCTTTTGCATATTTAAAACATAACGCTGTAGCTTGGTTTAGAAATATTCACGTATCCATCTATGAATAGCTGTATTTACTTCTTCTGAACGTTCCTGCTGGCTCCAATGTCCACATCCTTTCAGATCATGTCTGGTATAGGGCTTACAGAGGTCTTCCATACCATCCGCCAAATTAGGCGGGCACGCGCGGTCCATTTCCGCGGTGATCATCAGGCATGGCTTTTCCACCTTTGGAAGCTGTCCCCCCACAAGGAACTGTTTCTGCGCTTCCCAGTTCTCAGCCATATTACGGTACCAGTGCAAAGGCCCAGTGAAACCACTTTCTGTATATGCCTCTACATAATATTCAAGCTCTTCCTCTGGCATCAAAAGCTCACCGCCCCAAGCATCTTCACCCGCTTGTAGAAGACTGATAAGATCAAGACTTTCCACCTCAAAAGCAAAACTGGTTTTGCCGCTGCTCTTACCGTTCCCCGGCTTACGAAGGAAAAACTTAAACGTTTCACGAAGGTCTTTTTCGAGGATCGGCTCACAAGCCCCCTCTTCCTGGAACCGAACAATATACATTTGCTCGCCAAGACGTTCTCTGAAGATAGTAATCGGATCGATAGGGAAATGGCGCAGAAGAGGCACATTTAACCCTGCACACCCCATAACACGTTCGCCGATATAAAAAGGCAATTGCCATAAAACTATAGCGCCCCAGTCGTGGCCAACAAAGATAGCTTTTTCAATACCATAGTGATCCAGTAAACCAGCCAGATCACCACTCAAGTGTTTCATGGTGTAGTTTTCTTTGCCCTGCGGCTTTGATGATCTTCCGTAACCACGTTGATCAGGCGCGATAACAGGATACCCAGCTTCAGAAAAATACTCCAACTGTGCTCGCCAACTATATGCGATTTCTGGAAAACCGTGGAGAAACACGATAGCTGGTTTATCAGTTTCACTAAAATCAGGGCCAGCGCGGTACACTGGCAGTGTTACACCATTTGTTTCCACAAACTCCGGATTAGTGAAATCAACCACGTTAGCTTCCCCTCTTTACTCTTTAGTGCCCGCCTCCAAAGATCGCTGTCAGGAACAAGGCAATGATCGCAATCGGCACCAGATATTTAAGCGCCCCATACCAAATGCTAAATAGCGCGCCATTTTCCATGGGCAAGGCAGCGCGCACATCTTCGCGCTTCAAGCCCCATCCCACCATAAGAGCAAATGCGAGGCCGCCCAGCGGCAACACTACATTGTTTACACCTTCACGGATCAGGTCAAACGGTGTCATACCCTCAAATCCAAGGAATGCGAGAGGATAAAAATCTGCCCACGAACTGAAAGATAGCGTTGTTGCGAGGCTAAGAATAAAAGCACCTAATCCCATAACCCAGGCCGATTTAGCTCTACTCCAGCCAGCTTCCTCAAGCCGTGCTGTAGGAGGTGATAAGAGGCTAATTGCGGATGTAATAGCTGCAAATGTCAGCAACAGGAAAAATACAAACGCAAGAATGGCACCGCCCGGGATACCGGAGAAAGCAAGTGGCAGCGTGATAAACACAAGTCCCGGCCCTGCCGCAGGGTCAATATTCGCAGAGAAAAGAATTGGAAAAATTGCGAGACCCGCCAGCAGCGCAACCGAGAGGTCCATCAACACAATCCAGAGGGACGCCTTAGGCAAGTTTACATCATCCCCCATATAGGAACCGTACAGCATAATACCGCCCACCCCGACAGAAAGGGTAAAGAACGCCTGTCCAACCGCTTCCATCAGGATTTTCGGTGATAGCTGCATCTCGTTGAAGCCAAACAGGAAATTAAATGCCGCGCCAAAATCAGCCCGTAGTACTGCAAAGATCACCAAGCCTATAAGCATTACAAACAAAACTGGCATCATCAGCCTGCTGGCACGTTCAAGGCCTTTACGGATATCAAGAGATACAATAGCCGCCGTTGCTACCAGAAACAGGATGGACCAGAAAATCGGTACACTTGGATCCGCCTTGAAAGCTTTATCAAGCGCAATGATCTGATCTTTTTCCCAACCTGCGAAACCACCTTGTAGTGCTTCCCAGCCATAAGCCATTACCTGCCCTGATATCACCGCATAGAAACTGAGCACCAATATAGTTGCTACAAGCCCTATCCACGCGGGCAGCGCCCAAGGCAGTTTTGAGCCTGCACTAGTTTGAAGTTTTTTTAGAGATGTTGGGGTACTTGCTTTGCCTAGTCGCCCAAGAAGCATTTCCGCCATGAAAACCGGGGTAGCAATAAAAGCAAGAGTAAGCAGGTAGATAAGAACAAATCCGCCGCCGCCATTTTTTCCGGCAACATAGGTAAAACTCCAAACGTTCCCAAGCCCAACAGCCGCACCAGCTGTAACCAGAATAAAACCAATTCTGCTTGAGAAAGACGGATGCTCCCGCTTGCTCATACATGCCTCCCCTTAATCCCACACAATGCTTTTACTTGCGCCCAATACTTTATTTTTTCATGCTGTGTAAAAGCTTTGGAAGAAACCATAGTTGGGGAAAATAGGGAGCACAACCACCTTGTGTTCACGATGCCTAGGGGAGGCCCGTCATGAAACTTAACAAACTCAAATTGTTAGCAACTATCAGTGCATTTGCATTTGGTGCCATAACACTTCAGGCACAAGATAAAACATTACCGGGTGATGAGAACGAGCTACGTGTTAAAAAAGCAGGGCTTGAGTTTCCACTTGAAGCTACCGCCCGCACAAAAGAAAACAGCCACGGCCCCTACAAACGATTAGTTATTCGGGGGGCAACCATGGTGGACGGCACTGGCGCACCACCGATTGGTCCTGTGGATATTGTAATCGAAGGCGACCGGATCACTGGTGTCCACACTGTCGGCAATCCCGGCGTTCCTATCAATGAAGCATATCGCCCGGAAAAAGGGGATTATGAAATTGATGCTCACGGCGCTTATGTATTGCCCGGTTTTGTAGATAGCCACAGCCATGTGGGGAATGCACTTTGGGGGCTAACCGGCCCTATGCCTTCAATGGATTATGTCTTCAAACTATGGATGGCCCACGGTATAACCACAAGCCGCACAGTTGCGTGCGGCCTTGGTGCTGATTATACACTTCGCCATAAAGAACGATCAGATGCGAATGAAATTGTTGCACCGCGCTTGCTTGCATACTGTTCATTCCCAACCCAGTTTTCACAGCCGAAGCAGGCAGTTGACTGGGTGAAAGGTTTTAAAAAGCGCGGCGGTGACGGCATTAAATTCTTTGGTGGCAACCCTACTGTTCTTGAAACAGCGATCAAGGAAGCGAAGAAACAAAACCTTGGCACAGCTTTCCACCATGCACAGGTTTCCGTAACTCGCGTGAATGTACTTGATAGCGCCCGTTGGGGCCTTGATAGCATGGAACACTGGTACGGTCTTCCAGAGGCTTTGTTTACAGACCGTGTGGTGCAGGATTACCCGCTTGATTATAATTACCAGAATGAACAGCACCGATTTGGGGAAGCAGGGAAGTTATGGCAGCAAGCTGCAAAACCGGGCAGCAAGAAGTGGAATGAAGTAATGGAAGAGCTTTTAGAGCTCGATTTTACTCTCAGCCCCACCTTCACAATCTATGAAGCCAACAGGGATGTGATGCGTGCCAAGAATGCAGATTGGCACCCTGATTATACCCTTCCCTCAGTCACGCGCTTTTTCACACCAAACCGTATTCTGCACGGCAGCTATCATTTTGACTGGACCACACAGGATGAGATTAACTGGAAAGAAAATTTCCGCCTATGGATGCAGTTTGTGAACGACTATAAAAATCGTGGGGGCCGCGTAACCACGGGCTCAGATAGCGGTTTTATCTATAAGCTTTTTGGCTTTGATTATATCCGAGAATTTGAACTGCTGCAGGAAGCAGGTTTTCACCCACTGGAAGTTATTAAGTCTGCGACCCTAAACGGCGCTGAGCTTATTGGACGCGAGAAGGACATCGGCAGTATCGAAGTGGGCAAACTGGCAGACCTTGTGATTGTCGAGGAAAATCCTATCCAAAACTTTAAGGTGCTATACGGCACGGGCCATATGCGCATGAATGATAATACTGGCAAAGTGGAACAAGTAGGCGGTGTTCGCTGGACCATTAAAGATGGCATTATCTATGACGCCAAACAGCTCCGGAAGGAAGTGCGAGATATGGTAAAAGCCGCAAAAGAAAATGAAGCCGAACAAGCTTCAAATTAATCTGTCACAAAGAAGTTAGTGAATGTCATGACAAGAATTTTAATACTCACCCTATCTATCTGTGTAGGAATGTTTTTCGGAAGCGCACTGAACGCTTCTTATGCACAGGATAATATTATGGATATCAAAAGCTCACACTCCTTCAGCGATACCGTTGAAAGGCTGGAGAACGCAATTACCTCTCGCGACCTAAAGGTCATCGCCAAGGTTGAACACAGTAAAGGTGCCGCAGCCACAGGCCTCGAACTTCGCCCTACTGTGCTCGTTCTATTTGGTCATCCAAAAGCTGGTACACCACTTATGCAGCAGGACCAACGTGTTGGGCTCGATCTGCCGCTTCGTATTGTTGTGTGGGAAAATGCTGAAGGCGAAACCGTGCTTACATACCGAGAGCCATCATTTGTAAGTGATGCATGGGAACTTGACCCCACACCACCACAGATTGGCGGCATGACAAAGGCTATTGAAGCCATCACAGCAGAAGCCGCTGGCAACTAAACATAAAAAAAGAGGCTGAAATCAGCCTCTTTTTTAGGATCGAAATCTTAAGTTAAAGCAGTGCTTCAATAGCTCCGCGGATGGCTTCCGGTTTTGCAGTCGGTGCAAAACGCTTCACTACTTCGCCATCCTTGTTCACAAGAAATTTCGTGAAATTCCATTTGATTTTCTGTGTACCTAGGAAGCCTTTTTTCTCAGCCTTCAAGTGCTCGTAAAGCGGTGCAGTATCAGGGCCATTCACATCAATCTTGGCAAACATTGGAAAACTTACACCGTAATTGATCTGGCAAAATTCACCAATTTCGTCAGCAGAACCCGGGTCCTGATTAGCGAACTGGTTACACGGGAACCCCAGTATAACCAGCCCTTTGTCTTTTAGATCTTTGTACAGTTTCTCAAGACCTTCAAACTGCGGTGTAAGGCCACATTTTGAAGCTGTGTTCACAATCAACATTACTTTGCCTTTAAATTCAGACAGGTCTTGTTCCTTGCCTGTAAGGCGATCCATTTTAAAATCATGAACACTTGTCATGGTCTCTGCTCCCAAAGCGGTTTAGCTGTTTTTACCCAACTTAGCGCTTAAACCAGCAATGACAAGCTCCAGACGCTTAATTTCCCGTGCAGTAAAAGCCCGGTTCATTTCCATCCAAGACCACTGCTTGAGAGCAATTTGCATCATCATCAGCCCCACTGAACAGAAACCCCAATAGATATAGGATTCTCCAGCCGTAAAAAAATTATAGATGCTCCAGACCATAAAACCGGTAACAATAAGTGTAAGCGGCCACACAAGGAACATCCAGCGACGCAAGCCCCCTTTAAAAGAGGCGGAGATCATATCCGGCAACCCGCCTTCGCTGGCAAGCAGGGCATCTATTTCCTTTGTATCCTGTTCAAGTGCGGTTTTAATACGGTCATCAATACTGGTCATTATTCTTCTCCTTCTGTTTGCTGTCGTAATCGGGCGCGAGCCGCGTGCAAGCGGGATTTTACAGTTCCCGGTTTTGTTTCCATCACTACCGCAATTTCAGCGATACTGAGTTCTTCAAGATAGAAGAGATACACGGTGTGCTTTTCCGCAGGTGGTAATCTATTGATCAGTGCATTGATCTGCCCAGATGTAGCAACTTTGCTTTCATTTTCATTATCAACTGCTGCTTCATCAGAAAGCTCCTCATGAGAATTATCTCGCTTCCTGAGCAAATCAAAAGCACGCCAGCGAACTGCACGAAAAGCGCGGGCACGAAACATGGAAGTATGCTTAAGTTCAGACAAAGTCCTTGCCAGCATTATCCATGCATCCTGCATAGCATCCTGTGCAAGATCAGCATCACCGAGTATCTTAAAAGCAAATCTGAGGAGAGAAGGTTGGTATAATTTATAAAGAAGCTCGAATGCTTCCTTTGATCCGGCTTGCGCCTTCAATACCAATAATTCTTCTTTTGTGCGTGTACCTGTCACAGGTAAGCTCCTCTTGCTTTACCTTAAAGACGCACGCACAAAAGAAAAGGTTCGAAAATATTTTCGATTTTTTTAAGCCTTAGCCCAGGCCTTGATCGTATCCTGATC
This DNA window, taken from Kordiimonas sp. SCSIO 12603, encodes the following:
- a CDS encoding RNA polymerase sigma factor; this translates as MTGTRTKEELLVLKAQAGSKEAFELLYKLYQPSLLRFAFKILGDADLAQDAMQDAWIMLARTLSELKHTSMFRARAFRAVRWRAFDLLRKRDNSHEELSDEAAVDNENESKVATSGQINALINRLPPAEKHTVYLFYLEELSIAEIAVVMETKPGTVKSRLHAARARLRQQTEGEE
- a CDS encoding DUF6768 family protein, with amino-acid sequence MTSIDDRIKTALEQDTKEIDALLASEGGLPDMISASFKGGLRRWMFLVWPLTLIVTGFMVWSIYNFFTAGESYIYWGFCSVGLMMMQIALKQWSWMEMNRAFTAREIKRLELVIAGLSAKLGKNS
- a CDS encoding DUF302 domain-containing protein — protein: MDIKSSHSFSDTVERLENAITSRDLKVIAKVEHSKGAAATGLELRPTVLVLFGHPKAGTPLMQQDQRVGLDLPLRIVVWENAEGETVLTYREPSFVSDAWELDPTPPQIGGMTKAIEAITAEAAGN
- a CDS encoding cytochrome b — protein: MKDTFEKFSGMTVALHWLVGLSIIGLIAVGIYMEENEVYALYDIHKAFGVSIFAFILYRVFWRIKNGWPTPVGDYSKIEHLSAKVIHYVLIIGTLLFPISGMIYSGFGGYGIDVFGLQLVAENLDPNNAEEFIAHNETIASLGKEIHGILGDVMIIAILLHIAGALKHHVMDKDGTLKRMLGKSI
- a CDS encoding sodium-dependent transporter yields the protein MSKREHPSFSSRIGFILVTAGAAVGLGNVWSFTYVAGKNGGGGFVLIYLLTLAFIATPVFMAEMLLGRLGKASTPTSLKKLQTSAGSKLPWALPAWIGLVATILVLSFYAVISGQVMAYGWEALQGGFAGWEKDQIIALDKAFKADPSVPIFWSILFLVATAAIVSLDIRKGLERASRLMMPVLFVMLIGLVIFAVLRADFGAAFNFLFGFNEMQLSPKILMEAVGQAFFTLSVGVGGIMLYGSYMGDDVNLPKASLWIVLMDLSVALLAGLAIFPILFSANIDPAAGPGLVFITLPLAFSGIPGGAILAFVFFLLLTFAAITSAISLLSPPTARLEEAGWSRAKSAWVMGLGAFILSLATTLSFSSWADFYPLAFLGFEGMTPFDLIREGVNNVVLPLGGLAFALMVGWGLKREDVRAALPMENGALFSIWYGALKYLVPIAIIALFLTAIFGGGH
- a CDS encoding amidohydrolase family protein, which gives rise to MKLNKLKLLATISAFAFGAITLQAQDKTLPGDENELRVKKAGLEFPLEATARTKENSHGPYKRLVIRGATMVDGTGAPPIGPVDIVIEGDRITGVHTVGNPGVPINEAYRPEKGDYEIDAHGAYVLPGFVDSHSHVGNALWGLTGPMPSMDYVFKLWMAHGITTSRTVACGLGADYTLRHKERSDANEIVAPRLLAYCSFPTQFSQPKQAVDWVKGFKKRGGDGIKFFGGNPTVLETAIKEAKKQNLGTAFHHAQVSVTRVNVLDSARWGLDSMEHWYGLPEALFTDRVVQDYPLDYNYQNEQHRFGEAGKLWQQAAKPGSKKWNEVMEELLELDFTLSPTFTIYEANRDVMRAKNADWHPDYTLPSVTRFFTPNRILHGSYHFDWTTQDEINWKENFRLWMQFVNDYKNRGGRVTTGSDSGFIYKLFGFDYIREFELLQEAGFHPLEVIKSATLNGAELIGREKDIGSIEVGKLADLVIVEENPIQNFKVLYGTGHMRMNDNTGKVEQVGGVRWTIKDGIIYDAKQLRKEVRDMVKAAKENEAEQASN
- a CDS encoding glutathione peroxidase; this translates as MTSVHDFKMDRLTGKEQDLSEFKGKVMLIVNTASKCGLTPQFEGLEKLYKDLKDKGLVILGFPCNQFANQDPGSADEIGEFCQINYGVSFPMFAKIDVNGPDTAPLYEHLKAEKKGFLGTQKIKWNFTKFLVNKDGEVVKRFAPTAKPEAIRGAIEALL
- a CDS encoding alpha/beta fold hydrolase; translation: MVDFTNPEFVETNGVTLPVYRAGPDFSETDKPAIVFLHGFPEIAYSWRAQLEYFSEAGYPVIAPDQRGYGRSSKPQGKENYTMKHLSGDLAGLLDHYGIEKAIFVGHDWGAIVLWQLPFYIGERVMGCAGLNVPLLRHFPIDPITIFRERLGEQMYIVRFQEEGACEPILEKDLRETFKFFLRKPGNGKSSGKTSFAFEVESLDLISLLQAGEDAWGGELLMPEEELEYYVEAYTESGFTGPLHWYRNMAENWEAQKQFLVGGQLPKVEKPCLMITAEMDRACPPNLADGMEDLCKPYTRHDLKGCGHWSQQERSEEVNTAIHRWIREYF